The Desulfomicrobium orale DSM 12838 genome includes a window with the following:
- a CDS encoding RHS repeat-associated core domain-containing protein — MAGGVSALRRSQSAQGHSTEQPAFPRPVFDAETGLHYNWNRYYNPKTGRYITADPIGLAGGMNVYAYAGGNPVNAVDVEGLYRSPEMLRILVPGQILYDEGMTAFEDGQYALGTLYMGGMIGEQILSVLTLGEYSVLKNTGQCLIPRISQSSNYTWKFWAGKSPIKWSNQMQNRGWTHEQISEAIKYGKRYRATNLINKHHSATRYIHPKTGRSVVIDDITREVIHIVGDGYKY; from the coding sequence CTGGCAGGCGGCGTATCTGCCTTACGGCGAAGCCAAAGTGCTCAAGGCCACAGTACAGAACAACCTGCGTTTCCCCGGCCAGTCTTCGACGCCGAAACCGGCCTGCACTACAACTGGAACAGGTATTACAACCCTAAGACAGGGAGGTATATCACTGCTGACCCCATCGGCCTGGCTGGAGGGATGAATGTGTATGCGTATGCTGGTGGGAATCCGGTGAATGCAGTGGATGTGGAAGGGTTGTATCGTAGCCCTGAAATGCTGAGAATACTTGTCCCTGGACAAATTCTCTATGATGAAGGCATGACTGCTTTTGAGGATGGGCAATATGCTTTGGGCACACTTTATATGGGTGGAATGATTGGAGAGCAAATATTATCTGTATTAACATTGGGAGAATATTCTGTTTTAAAAAATACTGGGCAATGCCTAATACCAAGGATTTCTCAATCTAGTAATTATACATGGAAATTTTGGGCTGGTAAATCACCTATAAAGTGGTCAAATCAGATGCAAAATCGTGGATGGACGCACGAACAGATTTCAGAAGCTATTAAATATGGGAAACGATATAGAGCCACAAATCTCATAAATAAGCATCATAGCGCAACACGATACATTCATCCAAAAACAGGAAGGTCAGTTGTTATAGATGACATAACTAGAGAAGTTATACATATTGTCGGAGACGGATATAAATATTGA
- a CDS encoding RHS repeat-associated core domain-containing protein gives MTRLFSYAILVLVSAFFLPFSATASSYPYISGHGVNFATGNKYVQETDVRLDGPVILSFTRTYNSQSTENGVLGYGWSSPFTSERLLIEKTAITLIQGDGRHVRFRREKDGTYINQVGPRLTIMKTGTGFQLLQTNRDIHAYDTQGLLTGIALANGGTITCAYSGTRSVSTRDEHGNTAVVALKAPPLVSVTDSLGRTIRFTYSGGRLASIITPAGTFSYAYDAQGRLTAVKRPDGKTRRYEYTGQRLTGVIDATGLRVQTLSYDAAGRVTASALAGNTDLVTIGYPSALTRTVTDSMNVTSTYQLDATGGVARVRSFTGPACNACGGSTGASYTYTAAQQISRVTRADGSATAYTYDASGNVLTETEAAGTSLTRTTTTTYTVHNQPATITRPSAVKSGQRVTTAMTYDADGNPLTLTRTGIRNGAATRATITMTYTTLGRIASIDGPRTDVSDMTRFAYYPDTAAQGHNRGQLHTITNALGQVTTYGDYTPLGNPRKITGPDKLVTTLGYDHQGNVLSTTAGGITTRFTYDAAGRLMTVERPGKRIVRYGYANGLPASVTIHPGHKTSWSRDTKGRIKRQDIHTSAGARTFTLGQHYDKAGNLYALSYPGSAVERHYYDRAGRLVKSTDPSGVGTKYTYDALNRLLAVTRAGVASARHRYDLWDNLVAVTDARNNVTTYAYDDFGNVVRETSPETGTSAFVYDPADNLTRRASSCARAGSGRRRHRSRPAPWHRSGGSASFSYDQGGRLARIKDGTGQWSFVYNALGQLTSETRTMGRTTSRVRYGYSPSAGNMNALVYPSGHILRFGYDPADQIISMTLDHQPLISNISYLPFGPVRSFRAGNMVFNRDFDRRYQVTRMNGGASDRRYTRDKNGRVTGITNVRTPSLAGLNATLDYAAENNRLQSVIGANAGTYAYDANGNTLSDGRHAFTYDALNRLTAVSANNTVLATYTYDAWNRRTSKTTGGRTIHYHYDQNNLLIGESLANGTALRDYIYLHGEPIALREYETNPGLYYYVTDHLGTPQKLLNAQGAVVWQAAYLPYGEAQILTASVQNNLRFPGQYFDAETGLHYNWNRYYNPKTGRYITADPIGLVGGMNVYAYVGGNPVNAVDVEGLTAEVISIPVFNINPQTITTPILAIPQISIPAIIISVVFYPTELADGTIPPGMFNDDTCKKSCPPCNPPIVTIWYRIDYVPPSKPHYPFHGTHVHLYKMNQNPNNCQCFWQPIGVTDPPLPPGSVPM, from the coding sequence ATGACTCGTCTTTTTTCATACGCGATACTTGTTCTTGTCTCTGCATTTTTCCTCCCCTTCTCCGCAACGGCCTCGTCCTATCCATACATATCCGGTCATGGCGTGAACTTCGCCACGGGCAACAAGTACGTACAGGAAACAGATGTCCGTCTTGACGGACCGGTGATCCTGTCCTTCACCCGGACATACAACAGCCAGTCCACGGAAAACGGCGTGCTCGGGTACGGATGGTCCTCGCCATTCACCTCCGAAAGACTGCTCATCGAAAAGACCGCCATCACCCTGATTCAGGGAGACGGCCGGCATGTCCGTTTCCGCAGGGAAAAGGACGGCACCTACATAAACCAGGTCGGGCCGCGCCTGACCATCATGAAGACCGGAACGGGATTCCAGCTCCTCCAGACCAACCGTGACATCCACGCCTACGACACGCAGGGACTGCTCACAGGCATTGCTCTCGCAAACGGCGGCACCATCACCTGCGCATACAGCGGAACCCGCTCCGTCAGCACCAGAGACGAACACGGCAACACGGCCGTCGTGGCCCTGAAAGCCCCTCCCCTGGTCTCCGTCACCGACTCTCTGGGCAGGACCATCCGCTTCACCTACTCCGGCGGACGTCTGGCAAGCATCATCACACCCGCGGGAACCTTTTCCTATGCCTATGACGCCCAGGGGCGTCTGACCGCCGTGAAACGCCCCGACGGCAAGACCCGGCGATACGAATACACCGGACAACGGCTGACCGGCGTCATCGACGCGACGGGCCTGCGCGTGCAGACCCTGAGCTATGACGCGGCAGGACGCGTAACCGCATCCGCCCTGGCCGGAAACACGGACCTGGTCACCATCGGTTACCCTTCGGCGCTGACCCGCACGGTCACCGATTCCATGAACGTGACCTCCACATACCAGCTCGACGCCACCGGCGGCGTGGCCAGGGTCAGGTCCTTCACCGGACCGGCATGCAACGCCTGCGGCGGAAGCACGGGTGCAAGCTACACCTACACGGCCGCGCAGCAGATCAGCCGGGTCACCAGGGCGGACGGTTCGGCAACGGCGTACACCTATGACGCCAGCGGCAACGTGCTGACCGAAACAGAAGCCGCGGGGACATCCCTGACCCGCACCACAACCACCACCTACACCGTGCACAACCAGCCCGCGACCATCACCCGGCCCTCGGCGGTAAAAAGCGGACAGCGCGTCACAACGGCCATGACCTACGACGCCGACGGCAATCCCCTGACCCTGACCCGGACCGGCATCAGAAACGGTGCGGCAACCAGGGCCACCATCACCATGACCTACACGACCCTGGGGCGGATCGCCTCCATCGACGGCCCCCGCACGGACGTGAGCGACATGACCAGGTTCGCCTATTATCCCGACACGGCGGCGCAGGGACACAACCGCGGCCAGCTGCACACCATCACCAACGCTCTGGGCCAGGTCACCACCTACGGCGACTACACGCCCCTTGGAAACCCGCGCAAAATCACCGGACCGGACAAGCTGGTGACCACCCTGGGATACGATCATCAGGGCAATGTGCTGTCCACCACGGCGGGCGGCATCACCACCCGTTTCACTTATGACGCCGCAGGCAGGCTCATGACCGTGGAACGGCCCGGAAAGAGAATCGTCCGCTATGGTTACGCAAACGGCCTGCCGGCGTCCGTGACCATCCATCCCGGACACAAGACCTCCTGGAGCCGCGACACCAAAGGCCGGATCAAACGGCAGGATATCCACACCTCCGCCGGAGCACGGACCTTCACTCTGGGGCAGCACTATGACAAGGCCGGGAACCTCTACGCCCTGTCCTATCCCGGCAGCGCCGTGGAGCGACACTACTACGACCGGGCGGGAAGACTGGTGAAGTCCACGGACCCCTCCGGCGTGGGCACGAAGTACACCTACGACGCCCTGAACCGCCTGCTGGCCGTGACCCGCGCGGGAGTGGCCTCCGCCCGGCACAGGTATGACCTCTGGGACAATCTGGTGGCCGTGACCGACGCCCGCAACAACGTCACCACCTACGCCTACGACGACTTCGGCAATGTGGTGCGGGAAACCTCTCCGGAGACCGGAACGAGCGCCTTTGTCTACGACCCGGCGGACAACCTGACCCGCCGGGCCAGTTCATGCGCGCGGGCCGGTTCAGGGCGTCGTAGGCATAGGTCACGGCCTGCCCCCTGGCATCGGTCCGGCGGGTCGGCGTCGTTCAGCTATGACCAGGGCGGCAGGCTCGCCCGTATCAAGGATGGCACAGGCCAGTGGAGCTTCGTGTACAACGCCCTGGGCCAGCTGACCTCGGAAACCCGGACCATGGGCAGGACCACCTCACGGGTGCGCTACGGCTACAGCCCGTCCGCGGGCAACATGAACGCCCTGGTCTATCCCAGCGGACACATCCTGCGTTTCGGCTATGACCCGGCGGACCAGATCATATCCATGACTCTGGATCATCAGCCGCTGATCAGCAACATCAGCTACCTGCCCTTCGGGCCGGTCAGGAGCTTCAGGGCCGGCAACATGGTCTTCAACCGGGACTTTGACCGCCGCTATCAGGTCACCCGCATGAACGGCGGGGCCTCGGACCGGCGCTACACCCGCGACAAGAACGGCCGGGTCACGGGCATCACAAACGTGCGCACGCCAAGCCTTGCCGGGCTGAACGCCACGCTGGATTACGCGGCGGAGAACAACCGGCTGCAAAGCGTGATCGGGGCGAATGCTGGTACGTACGCCTACGACGCCAACGGCAACACCCTTTCCGACGGCAGACACGCCTTCACGTATGACGCCCTGAACCGTCTGACCGCTGTGTCCGCCAATAACACCGTACTGGCCACTTACACCTACGACGCCTGGAACCGCCGGACCAGCAAGACCACTGGCGGACGGACCATTCACTATCACTACGACCAGAACAATCTGCTCATTGGGGAAAGCCTAGCCAATGGCACGGCTCTGAGGGACTACATCTATCTCCACGGAGAACCCATCGCCCTGCGGGAGTATGAAACCAACCCCGGTCTGTACTACTACGTCACCGACCATCTGGGTACACCACAAAAACTGCTCAACGCCCAGGGCGCCGTGGTCTGGCAGGCGGCATATCTGCCCTACGGTGAGGCACAGATACTGACCGCCTCTGTACAGAACAACCTGCGCTTCCCCGGCCAGTACTTCGACGCCGAAACAGGCCTGCACTACAACTGGAACAGGTATTACAACCCGAAAACAGGGAGATATATCACTGCTGATCCCATCGGCCTGGTCGGCGGGATGAATGTGTATGCATATGTCGGCGGGAATCCGGTGAATGCGGTGGATGTGGAAGGGTTAACTGCAGAAGTTATATCAATCCCCGTTTTCAATATTAATCCTCAAACTATTACTACGCCTATTTTAGCAATTCCTCAAATATCAATACCAGCAATAATTATATCAGTAGTTTTTTATCCTACAGAATTGGCAGATGGGACAATTCCTCCAGGAATGTTTAATGATGATACATGCAAAAAAAGTTGTCCACCATGCAATCCACCTATAGTGACTATTTGGTATAGAATAGATTATGTTCCACCGAGTAAACCTCATTATCCATTTCATGGAACACATGTGCATTTATATAAGATGAATCAAAATCCAAATAACTGCCAATGCTTTTGGCAACCTATTGGCGTAACAGATCCACCGCTACCTCCAGGATCAGTTCCGATGTAG
- a CDS encoding IS5 family transposase — protein MSQLFYLSAEQLEHIKPFFPRPHGIPRVDDRKVISGIIYVIKHGLQWKDAPREYGPYKTLYNRFLRWSRMGVFNNIFTELAKTAGKDGRLMIDATHLKAHRTAASLLKKGLFPAASDAQRAV, from the coding sequence ATGAGCCAACTTTTCTACCTTTCTGCCGAACAACTGGAGCATATCAAGCCCTTCTTTCCACGTCCACATGGTATTCCGCGGGTCGATGACCGGAAAGTCATAAGCGGCATCATTTATGTCATCAAACATGGCCTGCAGTGGAAAGACGCGCCGCGCGAGTATGGCCCGTACAAGACGCTGTACAATCGTTTTTTGCGTTGGAGCCGGATGGGCGTCTTCAACAATATTTTTACCGAATTGGCAAAAACAGCGGGAAAAGATGGACGATTGATGATCGATGCAACCCACCTCAAGGCGCATCGAACCGCCGCCAGTTTGCTCAAAAAGGGGCTCTTTCCCGCTGCATCGGACGCACAAAGGGCGGTCTGA
- a CDS encoding IS5 family transposase: MDDRCNPPQGASNRRQFAQKGALSRCIGRTKGGLNSKLHALCDGHGRPLAMTLTEGQVSDYKGAALLMDAIDALPEARELLADRGYDADWFRDALCARGITPCIPPRRSRKRPCPYDKDLYKQRHKIEIMFGRIKDWRRIAMRYDRCAHTFFSALCLAASVIFYLN; the protein is encoded by the coding sequence ATTGATGATCGATGCAACCCACCTCAAGGCGCATCGAACCGCCGCCAGTTTGCTCAAAAAGGGGCTCTTTCCCGCTGCATCGGACGCACAAAGGGCGGTCTGAACTCCAAACTCCATGCCCTTTGCGACGGCCACGGCAGGCCTCTGGCCATGACGCTCACAGAAGGCCAGGTCAGCGACTACAAAGGAGCCGCCCTGCTTATGGACGCCATAGATGCTTTGCCTGAGGCCAGGGAGCTTCTGGCGGACCGTGGTTACGACGCCGACTGGTTCCGTGACGCCCTGTGCGCCAGAGGCATTACGCCCTGCATCCCGCCCAGAAGGAGCCGGAAGAGACCCTGCCCGTACGATAAAGATCTGTATAAACAGCGGCACAAGATCGAGATCATGTTTGGCAGGATCAAGGACTGGCGCAGAATTGCCATGCGTTATGACCGCTGCGCGCATACCTTCTTTTCAGCTCTGTGCCTCGCGGCTTCCGTCATTTTCTATCTCAATTAA
- a CDS encoding PD40 domain-containing protein: MIRTVLVFIALCASIVSASTAGALNIDIYGPGQSRVNLFIAEALSKDGAGALSAIPGNAPADLQQRIHANCAFLPFFTMLSGRDIVGGPNPGGYSGQSIDFNKFKLSRADVLVTAAWAPRPGGVGEVELRAYEVYTGRLIVGKGYSVDTSQQVPEAAARFCADLMEALTGNGDFFRSNLAFVKKEGNRKQIYMCTAQGLNLQKVTNLDGICVSPAWSHDGQKLAFVFLDNKFHNLCIWDRRARSLQKVRLPGNTLIAPAFTNAGTVAISLDMRGNPDIYELRPQLSVGRVLEENWGIDIGADFDRSGKKMVFVSNRLGNPHVFLKNLASGEVRRVSMNGKYNTGPSISPDGSQVVFARMVNGHHKLFLVDIASGRERQLTFGPNSDEDPTWSPDGYFIAFSSNRSGKKQLYLTTKHGDEPILIPTGPGDAEAPAWGKL; encoded by the coding sequence TTGATCAGAACCGTTCTCGTTTTTATTGCGCTGTGCGCTTCAATTGTTTCCGCTTCGACTGCGGGGGCACTGAATATCGATATTTACGGCCCGGGTCAGTCCAGGGTCAATCTGTTCATCGCGGAGGCTCTTTCCAAAGACGGCGCAGGAGCCCTGAGCGCCATACCGGGCAACGCGCCGGCGGATCTGCAGCAGCGCATTCACGCGAATTGCGCATTTCTGCCTTTCTTCACCATGCTTTCCGGCCGTGATATTGTCGGCGGTCCCAATCCCGGCGGATATTCCGGACAGAGCATCGATTTCAACAAGTTCAAGCTTTCCCGCGCGGACGTGCTGGTCACCGCGGCCTGGGCGCCGCGCCCCGGCGGGGTGGGCGAAGTGGAACTGCGCGCGTACGAGGTGTACACTGGGCGGCTTATCGTGGGCAAAGGCTACAGCGTGGACACGAGCCAGCAGGTGCCCGAAGCGGCCGCCAGATTCTGCGCGGACCTGATGGAAGCTCTCACCGGAAACGGCGATTTCTTCCGGTCCAATCTGGCCTTTGTCAAAAAGGAGGGCAACCGCAAGCAGATCTACATGTGCACGGCCCAGGGGCTCAATTTGCAGAAAGTGACCAACCTCGACGGCATCTGTGTCAGTCCGGCCTGGTCCCATGACGGCCAGAAGCTGGCCTTTGTTTTTCTGGACAACAAGTTCCACAACCTCTGCATCTGGGACAGGAGAGCCAGATCGCTGCAGAAGGTACGGCTGCCGGGAAATACCCTGATCGCTCCGGCGTTCACCAATGCGGGAACGGTGGCCATCAGTCTCGACATGCGCGGCAATCCGGACATTTATGAGCTCAGGCCGCAGCTTTCCGTGGGACGTGTCCTGGAAGAGAACTGGGGCATAGATATCGGCGCGGATTTCGACCGCTCCGGAAAGAAAATGGTGTTTGTCTCCAACAGGCTGGGAAATCCCCATGTCTTTCTGAAGAATCTTGCGTCCGGCGAAGTCCGGCGTGTGTCCATGAACGGAAAATACAACACCGGGCCAAGCATCAGCCCGGATGGCTCCCAAGTTGTTTTCGCACGGATGGTCAACGGACATCACAAGCTTTTTCTGGTGGATATCGCCTCGGGGCGGGAACGCCAGTTGACTTTCGGACCGAATAGTGATGAGGATCCCACATGGTCTCCTGATGGTTATTTCATAGCTTTTTCATCCAACAGATCGGGGAAGAAACAGTTGTATCTGACCACAAAGCATGGAGACGAACCAATTCTGATTCCAACCGGTCCCGGAGATGCAGAGGCGCCGGCCTGGGGGAAATTGTAA
- a CDS encoding IS5 family transposase (programmed frameshift), which translates to MYAHRRHDISDRVWENIQAHLPGKKGSVGRPAGDNRLFINAVFWILRTGAPWRDLPPDLGDWKNTHRRFCRWRDRGVWEKLLEVLMAEPDYEWLMIDASHCKVHPHAAGAVGGNQAMSRNKRGLNTKIHLAVDAHGMPLRVVVTEGTRADCKEACALIDGLSAEMLLADRGDDSNELIDKAVESGCQPVIPPKKNRREQRDYDKALYRVRHLVENAFLHLKRWRGIATRYAKRSLSFLAAVQIRCISLWAEII; encoded by the exons ATGTACGCACATCGACGACACGATATTTCTGACAGGGTTTGGGAAAACATACAGGCGCATCTCCCCGGCAAAAAGGGGAGCGTTGGTCGCCCGGCCGGAGACAACAGGCTGTTTATTAACGCGGTGTTCTGGATATTGCGGACGGGAGCGCCATGGCGTGATCTGCCTCCTGACCTTGGGGACTGGAAAAATACCCATCGCCGGTTTTGCCGTTGGCGTGACCGGGGTGTTTGGGAAAAACTCCTTGAGGTGCTCATGGCTGAGCCTGACTATGAGTGGCTGATGATTGATGCGAGCCATTGCAAAGTGCATCCCCATGCTGCCGGAGCGGTTGGCGGCAACCAGGCGATGAGCCGTA ACAAAAGGGGGCTCAACACCAAAATACATCTGGCCGTGGATGCGCATGGTATGCCGCTCAGAGTTGTTGTTACAGAAGGTACCAGAGCTGATTGCAAGGAAGCGTGTGCATTGATTGACGGCTTGAGCGCGGAGATGCTTTTGGCTGATCGCGGAGATGACAGCAATGAACTTATAGACAAGGCTGTTGAGTCCGGCTGCCAGCCCGTCATCCCGCCCAAAAAGAATCGCAGGGAACAGCGCGATTACGACAAAGCTCTGTACCGTGTACGGCACCTGGTCGAGAACGCCTTTCTTCACCTCAAGAGATGGCGTGGCATCGCCACGCGTTATGCAAAACGAAGCCTCTCCTTCCTTGCCGCCGTGCAAATCAGGTGTATCTCGTTGTGGGCAGAAATAATTTGA
- a CDS encoding RHS repeat domain-containing protein translates to MVYSAGAGKYAYDANGNTVSDGRHTFAYDALNRLVSVSVKNKVTARYTYDAWNRRTSKTAGGRTVHYHYDQDSRLIGESLANGTVLREYVYLRGEPVALLEYETQPGWYFYVTDHLGTPQQLVDSRGAVVWQAAYLPYGEAKVLKATVQNNLRFPGQYFDAETGLHYNWNRYYNPKTGRYITADPIGLVGGMNVYAYAENNPINWIDPKGLTAMEWAIPAATIISQLDTPLPGPADAIGGAIIGIALLYDTWPGMMNESNESDEGGEECEVPTTPPDGLVENPHRPGSWGEIGPDGKFEEKWRRDKGRPEIKRGHGSQDHIHVNGRWYPIKKK, encoded by the coding sequence TTGGTCTACAGCGCGGGAGCGGGCAAATACGCCTATGACGCCAACGGCAATACTGTTTCCGACGGCAGACACACCTTCGCTTATGATGCCCTGAACCGCTTGGTCTCCGTGTCCGTGAAGAACAAGGTGACGGCCCGGTACACCTATGACGCCTGGAACCGCCGGACCAGCAAGACAGCTGGCGGGCGGACCGTGCATTATCATTATGATCAGGACAGCCGGCTCATCGGGGAAAGTCTTGCCAACGGCACCGTGCTGCGGGAGTATGTGTACCTGCGCGGTGAGCCCGTGGCGCTGCTGGAATACGAGACCCAACCCGGCTGGTATTTTTACGTCACCGACCACCTGGGCACCCCGCAGCAGCTGGTGGATTCCAGAGGAGCCGTGGTCTGGCAGGCCGCCTATCTGCCCTATGGCGAGGCCAAGGTGCTCAAGGCCACAGTGCAGAACAACCTGCGCTTCCCCGGCCAGTACTTCGACGCCGAAACAGGCCTGCACTACAACTGGAACAGGTATTACAACCCGAAGACAGGGAGGTATATCACTGCTGATCCCATCGGCCTGGTCGGCGGGATGAATGTGTATGCATATGCCGAAAATAATCCCATAAACTGGATCGATCCAAAGGGGCTCACAGCTATGGAGTGGGCCATCCCGGCAGCAACCATAATTTCTCAGCTTGACACCCCACTGCCCGGCCCTGCCGATGCTATAGGTGGAGCAATTATCGGAATTGCGCTCCTTTATGATACTTGGCCAGGGATGATGAATGAAAGCAATGAAAGCGATGAAGGTGGAGAGGAATGCGAAGTCCCAACAACCCCTCCTGATGGTTTAGTAGAAAATCCCCATAGACCCGGTAGTTGGGGTGAAATCGGTCCAGACGGAAAATTTGAAGAGAAATGGAGGCGAGATAAAGGCCGCCCAGAAATAAAAAGAGGTCATGGCTCACAAGACCATATTCATGTAAATGGCAGATGGTATCCCATAAAGAAGAAGTGA
- the pal gene encoding peptidoglycan-associated lipoprotein Pal gives MRKLNVFGLIVLVFCLALAGGCSKKVGSTPAGGMGAGSDSMSGQGGMGGDMDSQRLMEMQRQAIEKISADRIYFAFDSNELSQESRQILTEKVELLKANPSLNLLIEGHCDERGTNEYNLALGERRARAAYEFLVLMGISSSRLSIISYGEEYPAVQGGNEAAWAKNRRDEFKASAN, from the coding sequence ATGAGGAAGTTGAATGTTTTCGGGTTGATTGTGTTGGTGTTCTGCTTGGCTCTGGCCGGAGGCTGCTCCAAGAAAGTAGGCTCCACGCCTGCGGGCGGCATGGGTGCCGGTTCCGACTCCATGTCCGGACAGGGCGGCATGGGCGGAGATATGGACTCACAGCGCCTTATGGAAATGCAGCGTCAGGCCATTGAAAAAATCAGCGCGGACAGAATTTATTTTGCCTTCGACTCCAACGAGCTGAGTCAGGAATCCCGCCAGATTCTGACCGAAAAGGTTGAGCTGCTGAAGGCCAATCCGTCTTTGAATCTGCTCATTGAGGGCCACTGCGACGAACGCGGCACCAACGAGTACAACTTGGCTCTGGGTGAACGCAGAGCTCGCGCGGCCTACGAATTCCTGGTGCTGATGGGCATCAGTTCCTCCAGACTGTCCATCATCAGCTATGGTGAAGAGTATCCCGCCGTTCAGGGTGGAAACGAAGCCGCCTGGGCCAAGAACAGACGTGACGAGTTCAAGGCCAGCGCCAACTAA
- a CDS encoding energy transducer TonB: MKINLDRKMYEVSLVGAPNKGKPGAKSALRPSARQADAYKKPPSKAAPEANPLPEQKKPEKKTTPPDTAKAIPQETVNATKTAEVKEKEKTEAKKEEPKAAEAKKDAAAQNATAKKTEKPQSKEDILAQALNEASKTAKSTKGKSDGPAKSSKGGSKDALKDALADLGKEVAGRGRQGDGTAEDGDGTGESSGTIEEWYATQVVRAIRQNWRFPRLSNVVLATRLELRLNRAGEILSYRQLSGSGRADFDSSVQRAVEDTKRLPRVPESVGTTIVITFYNTDNE; encoded by the coding sequence GTGAAGATCAATTTGGACAGGAAAATGTACGAGGTCAGTCTGGTCGGGGCGCCGAACAAGGGCAAGCCCGGAGCAAAAAGCGCGCTCCGGCCCTCGGCGCGGCAGGCGGACGCGTACAAGAAACCTCCGTCCAAGGCCGCTCCTGAAGCCAACCCTCTGCCTGAGCAGAAAAAACCCGAGAAGAAGACTACGCCTCCCGATACGGCCAAGGCCATCCCGCAGGAAACGGTGAATGCGACCAAGACGGCCGAGGTCAAGGAAAAAGAAAAGACCGAAGCCAAAAAAGAAGAGCCGAAAGCTGCCGAGGCCAAAAAGGATGCCGCCGCGCAGAACGCTACGGCCAAAAAGACGGAAAAACCGCAGAGCAAGGAAGATATTCTGGCCCAGGCCTTGAATGAGGCCAGCAAAACGGCGAAGAGCACCAAGGGAAAATCCGACGGGCCAGCCAAAAGCTCCAAGGGTGGTTCGAAGGATGCCCTGAAAGACGCGCTGGCCGATCTGGGCAAGGAAGTGGCCGGACGGGGACGCCAGGGTGACGGAACCGCCGAGGACGGAGACGGAACGGGCGAATCCTCCGGCACCATCGAGGAATGGTACGCGACGCAGGTGGTCCGGGCCATCCGTCAGAACTGGCGTTTTCCCCGGCTTTCCAACGTGGTGCTGGCCACCAGACTGGAACTGCGCCTGAACAGGGCCGGAGAAATTCTGTCCTATCGCCAGCTCAGCGGGTCGGGCCGGGCGGATTTCGATTCTTCGGTGCAACGTGCCGTGGAAGACACCAAACGGCTGCCCCGGGTGCCCGAAAGCGTGGGCACGACCATCGTCATAACTTTCTATAACACAGACAACGAGTAG
- a CDS encoding IS1595-like element ISDeor2 family transposase — protein MKNKYAKRSRISEAKVRQIVKLFAVDLNALQIAEIAGVNRNTANRYLAAFRERIARFCEAESPVQGEVEVDESYFGARRVKGVRGRGAKGKTIVFGLFKREGRVYTEIVPDCSKITLQGIIRGRVKLESIIHSDGWRGYDGLVDLGYQKHFRVEHGNNEFANKNSHINGIESFWAFAKTRLVRFRGLPKHTFYFHLKECEFRFNHRNEDSYKLLLKMLRENPLS, from the coding sequence ATGAAAAACAAGTATGCGAAGCGTTCAAGAATTTCAGAGGCCAAAGTCCGACAAATAGTGAAGCTGTTTGCCGTGGATTTGAATGCCCTGCAGATAGCTGAAATAGCCGGGGTAAATCGTAATACCGCGAACCGTTATCTGGCTGCTTTCCGAGAGAGGATTGCCCGGTTCTGCGAGGCGGAGTCTCCTGTTCAAGGCGAAGTTGAGGTTGATGAAAGCTATTTTGGCGCACGCCGCGTTAAAGGAGTCAGAGGCCGAGGAGCCAAGGGCAAAACCATTGTGTTCGGCTTATTCAAGCGTGAAGGTCGCGTTTATACCGAAATTGTCCCGGACTGTTCAAAAATCACCCTCCAAGGGATCATCCGGGGCCGCGTGAAACTTGAAAGCATTATTCACTCTGATGGCTGGCGCGGCTATGATGGTCTCGTAGACCTAGGCTACCAAAAACACTTCCGGGTTGAGCATGGCAACAATGAATTTGCCAATAAAAACTCACACATTAACGGCATTGAGAGCTTCTGGGCTTTTGCCAAAACACGACTTGTTCGTTTTAGGGGTTTGCCCAAGCACACTTTTTACTTTCATTTGAAAGAATGTGAATTTCGCTTTAACCATAGAAACGAAGATAGTTATAAACTTCTGCTCAAAATGCTCAGAGAAAATCCACTCAGCTAG